Below is a genomic region from Medicago truncatula cultivar Jemalong A17 chromosome 3, MtrunA17r5.0-ANR, whole genome shotgun sequence.
CAACTTGATTAAGGGCGTTATAATAAAGTAACAAACCTCGGTGCCATCAGAGAGAACTTTAGCTAACACAGGTATCTCATATTGATAAGCTTTTTCCCATTCTGGATTGCTCGTTATATCTCttatctgataaaaaaaaaaaaaaaaatcaaatcaaatcaaaaaccGCAAATTCATATTAACACGTAAAATTCACAAAAGATGATACCTGTAAATCAACGTCGTTAAGGGAATGTGGACCAGAAAGCGAGAATGCATCTTGAAGCTTCTCTTTGAGACCATCGCATAAACAGCAACCGGGTTTAGAGTAAAGGATGAGTTTTCGAGAAGAAGGTGAAGTTGTGGTTGTTGAAAAGCATAGAGGTTTGAATTTGTGAAGGCGATTAGTTTGTACGCCGCCGGCTAACACCGTTGAGGGTTTTGCTACTGCTAACACTGCCACCGCGCGTGCCACCGccattcttcttctctttcacaGACACGCAAATCATACCCGTTTTAATCTGTTAATTAAACCCGGTCTTTTTAATGGGCTCTTGTTTCTAattattttggaaaatgttaTTTCCACCTccctaattttaatttaataatggaGTGTGGTAATTGAGtacatttgttgttgttttttggtgTTTGATTCTTAGTTTTTTCTTTGACCTCTGGTTTGGATCAAAGTGCATATCAACTAGTTGGTACAACCGTTTTATAGTTAGATCGAAACTAAAAATGTGGTGATTTTTGTTACTCTACAGTAACCATTTAGAAAAAGTGCTCAAACATGTTCTTTATAATAATGTTCtactatatattttcttttatatgatAATAAAGTTTAGACAAGCTGAATTCCGGAGGCTCGAAGCTCATAAAACACTAATATAGGTATTTAGTTCTTAAATAGATAGTTGGATTCGAATTCATATCCTTGTGAGATTTGAGCTTGAGCTCAATCTGTAACAACTAGTCTATATTCGCACAATACTCTCAATGTTTGGATGAAAATCCTATTAATAGCTCAATACAAATGATTGTTTCTTTTTATCACTAATTTAAGTGTTGCTCGCTGATCATTTTCCTAGTATATCTCTCTTCTTTAAAACAGGGCATATCATTTGCATTAGACATGCTGAACTGCAATTGCTTTTTCTATTGTACTATAAGTGACATGAGAAGTTCATAGTTACAGAAGATGTTCAATTAACCACATGGAATAAAGTAACAAAACTCCTAAATTCAGAATATATGTAACTCCCACCATACCCCTTGTAGAGGCAATCCACCAACCCCCAATTATACATGAAAAATACTATACAAGTCATAACTAAATCTCCAAAACTTACAGAAAACAATTTGGTTTTGACAAGTGCTATAAGAAAGTAAAATCTATATGAGCTTCTTCTTCCGAAAGTAGCGTCTCAGATACAACAGCTGCAACACCGAAACCGAAACGCATACACCAAGAGACATTATACTGAACCAAGCAACTCTGCCATTTGTTGCTTCACTAACTTCTCTCATCTCTGCTTCCCTACACCATTGTccaagaaagaaataaaagttATGAAATTCATTGATCAAGCAGAATGAATGA
It encodes:
- the LOC11415877 gene encoding uncharacterized protein yields the protein MAVARAVAVLAVAKPSTVLAGGVQTNRLHKFKPLCFSTTTTSPSSRKLILYSKPGCCLCDGLKEKLQDAFSLSGPHSLNDVDLQIRDITSNPEWEKAYQYEIPVLAKVLSDGTEETLPRLSPRLGVELLQKKIAAALGEQ